From the Anguilla anguilla isolate fAngAng1 chromosome 6, fAngAng1.pri, whole genome shotgun sequence genome, one window contains:
- the LOC118230557 gene encoding kelch repeat and BTB domain-containing protein 11-like → MQKDCTTHTPNVTENLAKIMNDRTHCIPELTAEADFEFPAACADSPQVSDGKDGLCKTALLKRTDTGNSAENQDWCLENTREGKQQQGGATDSVTKGHHNYFGTNDYAQKTGGGDTVIVNADDKHIATDRWVRENVQQPSTFQLLTVDQTTAQSKSISKRVTKQINGAQENVPCSLGSSVCISGESKEERQSESAFSVYKEIQIVRSQCQINTASSVLEEEGTAAPVTYCISTGPEPTHELGHLVSAGNTSHEREDDTNTVLGNSGLHWMQERCDSGNGLGAICSLKEDPDLVIEVSGKKIQAHKSVLADKSDYFKARQSRDILKVKGVSYSTLTVLVDYIYSSRMQVNKQNVVEVITGAKILQIPSAVQAAMDTMSDQITAENCYEILTIAKKQRLSELKETAYKCMSDNFLQILKDPAVYGRLTGAERDLILKGRMEGKKSLMVAEIHDANVRVGSRPPSRDSSRPQSPLSFATIEENHMIYYYNESKKEWKSLTRMPDEVNTKGCGICTMYNYLFVAGGIKGYGDKCKLSDKVFCYNPITDTWSEIRPLNQPRSQLKLVSMEGYLYAIGGECLFTVEKYDPRMDRWTTVAPLPKGAFAVAHEATICNGELYVSGGSLFYRLLKYDPKRDEWQECPYNNSRKKSTDMVAFKNFIYRFDVNREQGVSVFKYNTVVKMWHDSASLQQTNPLPFRCAVIGNNIYCVNKSQVLQFIVEEENARFGPEPLKAPFEAKGVLFPFVLSLPEKAETSA, encoded by the coding sequence atgcaaaaagacTGTACCACCCACACCCCAAATGTAACTGAGAACTTGgctaaaattatgaatgacagAACGCACTGCATACCGGAGTTGACAGCTGAGGCGGACTTTGAATTCCCTGCTGCTTGCGCTGACTCCCCCCAAGTCTCTGACGGAAAGGATGGTTTGTGCAAAACTGCATTGCTGAAACGTACAGACACCGGAAATTCAGCAGAAAATCAGGATTGGTGTCTGGAAAATACTCGAGAGGGTAAACAGCAACAAGGGGGAGCGACAGACTCTGTGACGAAGGGGCACCACAACTATTTTGGCACTAATGACTATGCACAAAAAACGGGAGGAGGAGATACAGTAATCGTTAATGCAGATGACAAACATATAGCAACTGATAGATGGGTTCGTGAAAATGTCCAACAACCAAGCACTTTCCAGTTGCTTACGGTTGACCAGACGACAGCACAAAGCAAATCAATAAGCAAGAGGGTGACGAAGCAGATAAACGGTGCGCAGGAGAACGTTCCATGCAGTCTGGGTTCTTCTGTTTGCATTTCTGGCGAATCCAAAGAGGAAAGGCAATCGGAAAGCGCATTTTCCGTGTACAAAGAGATCCAAATAGTGAGAAGTCAGTGTCAGATTAATACTGCCTCTTCCGtgttggaggaggaggggaccgCTGCGCCTGTCACTTATTGTATCTCCACGGGACCGGAGCCAACACATGAGCTCGGTCATTTAGTCAGTGCTGGAAACACATCACATGAGAGGGAAGACGACACAAACACAGTACTGGGAAATTCGGGGCTGCACTGGATGCAAGAACGATGTGATAGTGGAAATGGACTGGGAGCCATATGTTCTTTAAAAGAGGATCCAGATTTAGTGATTGAAGTATCTGGAAAGAAAATCCAAGCGCACAAATCCGTTTTAGCTGATAAAAGTGACTATTTCAAGGCGCGGCAGTCTCGAGACATTCTAAAGGTTAAAGGGGTAAGTTACAGTACTTTAACTGTTCTGGTAGATTATATTTATTCGTCCCGAATGCAGGTGAACAAGCAGAATGTTGTAGAGGTCATCACCGGAGCTAAAATCTTGCAAATCCCGTCCGCTGTTCAAGCTGCAATGGATACAATGTCGGATCAGATCACAGCCGAAAACTGCTATGAGATTTTGACTATAGCTAAAAAGCAGAGGCTAAGTGAACTGAAAGAAACCGCGTACAAATGCATGAGCGACAACTTTTTACAGATATTAAAGGATCCTGCAGTGTACGGTCGTTTGACGGGAGCGGAGAGAGATCTAATTCTTAAAGGTAGAATGGAAGGCAAGAAGTCTTTGATGGTAGCGGAAATACACGACGCTAATGTCCGCGTCGGAAGCAGACCTCCCAGCCGAGACAGCAGTCGCCCTCAGAGTCCCTTATCATTCGCAACTATCGAAGAAAACCATATGATCTATTATTACAACGAGTCTAAAAAAGAATGGAAATCACTGACTCGGATGCCGGACGAGGTAAACACAAAGGGGTGTGGGATATGCACCATGTACAATTACCTATTCGTAGCAGGTGGAATAAAGGGATATGGAGACAAATGTAAGCTCTCGGACAAGGTATTCTGCTACAACCCTATCACGGACACCTGGAGCGAAATCCGGCCACTGAACCAACCACGGTCACAGCTGAAGCTGGTTTCCATGGAGGGTTATCTCTACGCGATTGGAGGGGAGTGCCTCTTCACCGTGGAGAAATATGACCCTAGGATGGACAGATGGACCACGGTGGCCCCTCTGCCTAAAGGGGCGTTCGCTGTTGCTCACGAAGCGACAATCTGCAATGGTGAACTATACGTGTCCGGAGGCTCTCTCTTTTATCGTCTACTCAAGTACGATCCAAAGAGGGACGAATGGCAAGAATGCCCTTACAACAACAGCAGGAAGAAATCCACCGACATGGTGGCGTTTAAAAATTTCATATACAGGTTTGACGTTAATCGTGAACAGGGTGtcagtgtgtttaaatataatACCGTTGTAAAAATGTGGCACGACAGCGCGTCTCTGCAACAGACCAACCCTTTGCCTTTTAGATGCGCCGTTATTGGCAACAACATTTACTGTGTGAACAAATCCCAGGTCCTTCAGTTCATTGTGGAAGAGGAAAACGCACGATTTGGACCAGAACCACTAAAAGCCCCATTCGAGGCAAAAGGCGTCCTCTTTCCCTTCGTGTTGAGCCTGCCCGAGAAGGCTGAGACGAGCGCATGA
- the ccr6a gene encoding C-C chemokine receptor type 6a, with translation MENNSEYQENFPYDYFEEPCETTNNRKLEEVVRPFVHSAICVLGLLGNVLVIITYAFYKRAKSMTDVYLLNVAFSDVIFVVALPLIIYNDQYNWSMGTWACKLLRGIYSVNLYSGMLLLACISADRYIAIVMARRSFRIRSRALVYSRVICFAVWVLALGLSIPTLVYYEAYGDSPPYFDYNLTEIAADEDTSVGRRVCYFRFQGNETAQLMKVLVPSLQVSVGFLLPLLVMGFCYSSIVVTLLRTRNFERHKAVRVVMAVVVVFIVCHLPYNVALLYYTVVLFELRECSHEDAIAMTLTITETLAYLHSCLNPVLYAFIGVKFRNHFRKILEDLWCIGKRYISSRRLSRVTSEFYVSRKSTEGSVNENASSFTM, from the coding sequence ATGGAAAACAACAGTGAATACCAGGAAAATTTTCCATATGACTACTTTGAAGAGCCGTGTGAAACAACGAATAACCGAAAATTGGAAGAGGTTGTGAGACCGTTTGTGCATTCTGCCATTTGCGTCTTAGGTCTGCTGGGAAACGTCCTGGTGATCATCACATACGCCTTTTACAAGAGGGCCAAGTCTATGACGGACGTTTACCTGCTCAACGTGGCCTTTTCTGACGTGATTTTCGTAGTGGCCCTCCCGTTGATAATCTACAATGACCAGTACAACTGGTCCATGGGCACGTGGGCTTGCAAACTTCTGCGCGGCATTTACAGCGTCAACCTTTACAGCGGGATGTTGCTGCTGGCGTGCATCAGCGCCGACCGCTACATCGCCATAGTGATGGCCCGGAGGTCTTTCAGGATCCGCTCGCgagccctggtctacagccggGTCATCTGCTTCGCCGTCTGGGTGCTAGCCCTCGGCTTGTCGATCCCCACCTTGGTTTACTACGAGGCCTACGGTGACAGTCCCCCGTACTTTGACTACAACCTCACGGAGATCGCTGCTGACGAGGACACCTCGGTCGGCCGGAGAGTGTGCTACTTCAGGTTTCAGGGGAACGAAACGGCACAGCTGATGAAGGTCCTGGTCCCCAGCTTGCAAGTGTCCGTGGGCTTCTTGCTCCCCCTGTTGGTGATGGGGTTCTGTTACTCCAGCATCGTTGTCACGCTCCTACGCACCCGCAACTTCGAGAGGCACAAGGCCGTGCGCGTCGTcatggccgtggtggtggtctTCATTGTCTGTCACCTGCCTTACAACGTGGCCCTCCTGTACTACACGGTGGTCCTGTTCGAGCTACGGGAGTGCAGCCACGAGGACGCCATAGCGATGACTTTGACCATCACGGAGACCCTGGCATACCTGCACAGCTGCCTCAACCCCGTGCTGTACGCCTTCATCGGGGTCAAGTTCAGGAACCACTTCCGCAAGATCCTGGAAGACCTGTGGTGCATTGGAAAGAGGTACATCTCTTCCAGGCGATTGTCTCGAGTCACGTCTGAATTCTATGTTTCCAGGAAGTCCACGGAAGGTTCCGTTAATGAAAACGCATCCTCTTTTACCATGTGA